A part of Aspergillus flavus chromosome 5, complete sequence genomic DNA contains:
- a CDS encoding iron-sulfur cluster-binding protein, with amino-acid sequence MEAFIFPTAPTLLALLAGIAFLYRFWPHNLTSNPKLSNPKTSDTLSSIPDVAKEENCGVSKESDFPAGWWVSKDVFELEKRAIFSKSWLCLSHRSRFAKAGDYQSYEVAGFPIFLILGKDGKVRAFHNVCRHRAYTVTKKECGSSAVLGCRYHGWSYNTYGELTKAPHFDEIPGFDRSQNSLFAIHAVTNGAGFVFVNLDASPRISSVDTGLLDAFASNNKLDSQPLWVAGQTIKADFNWKMAFRSKQLIDFAKLENAIEQTSYLSQVTSILKHFRAKSEHFSLFPFTSFHTIKRTGWWCALSFISVSEQKTAIRYDLYCSKNDSSCFQIVADKLAELVEERARELETEYQESFISVPPSLHTEEIGNISPFSSSFKNILDCLEAHVKLEKAQGAEVFPAMRKPRENSRFQQAEQLCKELDCKSEFRGKDLAW; translated from the exons ATGGAAGCTTTCATTTTCCCGACAGCACCCACGTTGCTTGCACTGCTAGCTGGAATAGCTTTTCTATACCGGTTCTGGCCGCACAATTTAACATCAAACCCTAAGCTATCGAATCCTAAGACATCTGACACCCTTAGTTCAATCCCAGATGTCGCTAAAGAGGAGAATTGTGGAGTTTCCAAAGAATCAGATTTCCCAGCAGGCTGGTGGGTGAGCAAGGACGTATTCGAGCTCGAAAAGCGTGCAATATTTAGTAAG TCATGGCTTTGTCTCTCTCATCGCAGTCGCTTTGCGAAGGCTGGTGACTATCAGTCCTACGAGGTGGCTGGGTTTCccatttttttaatcttagGAAAAGATGGGAAAGTCAGAGCTTTCCACAATGTCTGCCGTCATAGAGCATACACAGTCACGAAGAAGGAATGCGGATCCTCTGCCGTGCTTGGTTGTCGATACCATGGCTGGAGTTACAACACCTACGGCGAGCTTACCAAAGCTCCTCATTTCGATGAGATTCCAGGCTTTGACAGATCACAGAACAGCCTATTCGCCATTCATGCGGTTACGAACGGAGCTGGATTTGTATTCGTTAACCTTGACGCTAGCCCAAGAATCTCGTCGGTCGACACAGGTCTGCTAGATGCCTTTGCAAGCAACAATAAACTGGACTCTCAACCATTATGGGTTGCAGGACAGACGATCAAGGCTGATTTTAATTGGAAAATGGCCT TCAGGTCGAAGCAATTGATTGACTTCGCCAAATTGGAAAATGCAATTGAACAGACGAGCTATCTATCTCAAGTGACCAGTATCTTGAAGCATTTTCGGGCAAAATCAGAACATTTTTCGCTCTTCCCCTTTACCTCTTTTCACACTATCAAGAGGACCGGATGGTGGTGTGCACTGAGCTTTATATCAGTATCTGAACAGAAAACTGCAATCCGATACGACCTATACTGCTCGAAGAATGACAGCTCTTGTTTCCAGATAGTTGCGGATAAATTGGCCGAACTTGTGGAGGAGAGAGCCCGGGAACTAGAAACAGAGTATCAAGA GTCATTCATATCTGTGCCCCCAAGTCTTCACACTGAAGAGATAGGTAATAtttcccccttctcttcttctttc AAGAATATTCTCGACTGCCTCGAAGCTCATGTCAAGCTGGAGAAAGCGCAGGGAGCCGAAGTGTTTCCAGCGATGAGAAAACCAAGGGAGAATTCCAGGTTTCAGCAAGCTGAACAAC TCTGCAAGGAACTTGACTGTAAGAGCGAGTTCAGAGGAAAAGATCTCGCATGGTAA
- a CDS encoding putative GTPase activating protein yields the protein MARKEVQYTPPPSPPSPTASYYDVSDDEEDDYNTISHATTGRGVKLLFSKSKVYVHPTPSSKDNIPGFIALIQQKPAHGASNAIASADSSRKAELSSYLLAWVPESSLGDAYNTYVKVDLAGDSSPPRQRYLVPPLPTTTTHKDPIGLYAFAVPLSEIYSLLVRPPSIGWWFGSLVINTRAGDSFPALFFHDSECESTILQKRKRTQESFDPFGEDGSLFWGGDEVLRWLRKYVEVQRSAADNSVYLINPSEEDRISFGRPLTADGTVTRAQDQATGPSAQGSSGQRDAGMDPFMKAIKETRWKVLEQLSKITTFTKRTANEIAENPRIPPQVRRLMKTPEIQTLQDEFDSARLYLARWAMSISEQSERERNQRIWTARDVLEMENSSVGDFEILELETGTMSIHERRKTVTLKEWEGFFDPATGRLQVTVEEVKERIFHGGLDPNDGVRKLAWLFLLGVYPWDSSHDERQALMNSKRDEYIRLKGAWWETMVEGHSTEEQHEYWKEQRNRIEKDVHRTDRTIPLFAGEDIPHPDPDSPFADTGTNVHLEQMKDMLLTYNEYNPDLGYVQGMSDLLAPIYAVMQDDAVAFWAFVGFMDRMERNFLRDQSGMRAQLLTLDHLVQLMDPQLYLHLQSADSTNFFFFFRMLLVWYKREFEWVDVLRLWETLWTDYLSSSFHLFIALAILEKHRDVIMDHLKHFDEVLKYINELSNTMELIPILTRAESLFRRFDRAVQAIDKKNNFPAPSAHQRKPIQSPSDADKGKSPQRPPSTGFSSGTSSGPSAPPGDNSEPQVISPELRELFSKDIPWKRQPSERREHIQNSS from the exons atggcaCGCAAGGAAGTTCAGTACACCCCACCACCTTCTCCGCCATCGCCGACGGCTTCTTACTACGACGTcagcgacgacgaggaagacgattaCAACACCATCTCACATGCGACAACTGGGAGAGGAGTCAAACTGCTATTCTCAAAAAGCAAG GTCTACGTTCACCCCACCCCTTCCTCCAAAGATAATATTCCTGGGTTCATCGCCCTCATTCAACAAAAGCCGGCTCATGGTGCTTCGAATGCGATCGCATCGGCCGACTCTTCAAGAAAGGCCGAGCTATCATCATACCTCCTTGCCTGGGTTCCGGAATCCTCGCTAGGCGACGCCTATAACACGTATGTCAAAGTCGATCTTGCGGGCGACTCCTCTCCCCCGCGACAGAGATATTTGGTACCCCCTCTGCCGACAACCACTACCCATAAAGACCCAATAGGGCTCTATGCCTTTGCCGTACCACTTTCTGAGATCTACTCATTACTTGTACGACCCCCGAGCATCGGATGGTGGTTTGGAAGCCTTGTGATCAATACGCGTGCAGGTGATAGCTTTCCCGCCCTGTTCTTCCATGACAGCGAATGCGAATCTACCATCCTacaaaaaaggaagaggactcAGGAATCGTTTGACCCCTTCGGTGAGGATGGCAGTCTGTTCTGGGGTGGCGACGAGGTTCTAAGGTGGCTTCGGAAGTATGTCGAGGTGCAGCGCTCAGCCGCCGATAATAGCGTATATTTGATCAACCCATCCGAAGAAGATCGCATATCGTTTGGGCGGCCGTTGACGGCCGATGGAACAGTAACCAGAGCCCAGGATCAAGCCACTGGTCCATCCGCGCAAGGTAGCAGCGGACAGCGGGACGCGGGAATGGATCCTTTCATGAAAGCGATTAAGGAGACTAGGTGGAAGGTGCTTGAGCAGCTGAGCAAAATCACGACCTTTACAAAGCGGACAGCGAATGAGATAGCCGAAAATCCGCGAATTCCTCCGCAAGTTCGTCGGCTGATGAAGACACCGGAGATCCAAACCTTGCAGGATGAGTTTGATAGTGCCAGGCTATATCTTGCTCGATGGGCCATGAGCATATCTGAACAGAGCGAACGCGAGAGGAACCAGCGGATATGGACTGCACGGGATGTCCTCGAGATGGAAAACAGCTCCGTGGGTGATTTCGAAATTCTCGAGCTTGAAACGGGAACCATGTCCATTCACGAACGACGCAAGACAGTGACTTTAAAAGAATGGGAGGGATTCTTTGACCCCGCTACGGGTAGATTGCAGGTTACTGTTGAGGAGGTGAAAGAGAGAATATTCCATGGGGGTCTCGATCCGAACGATGGCGTCAGAAAGTTAGCTTGGCTTTTCCTGCTTGGTGTATATCCATGGGACAGCTCCCATGACGAACGTCAAGCTCTAATGAATTCCAAACGGGATGAGTACATTCGATTAAAGGGTGCCTGGTGGGAAACGATGGTCGAGGGACATTCCACCGAGGAACAGCATGAGTATTGGAAAGAGCAGAGAAATCGCATCG AAAAGGATGTACATCGTACCGATCGCACAATTCCTCTCTTTGCTGGGGAAGATATTCCTCATCCAGACCCTGACTCGCCATTTGCAGACACAGGGACGAATGTTCATCTCGAACAGATGAAAGACATGTTGTTGACGTATAACGAATATAACCCTGACTTAGGCTATGTCCAAGGAATGAGTGACCTGTTAGCACCGATATATGCGGTCATGCAGGATGATGCAGTCGCCTTTTGGGCGTTTGTCGGATTCATGGACCGAATG GAACGCAACTTTCTTCGCGACCAGTCTGGCATGCGTGCCCAACTTCTGACATTAGATCACCTTGTACAACTCATGGATCCTCAGCTATACCTCCACCTTCAGTCTGCCGATAGCACaaactttttcttcttcttccgcatGCTCCTCGTATGGTATAAGCGCGAATTTGAATGGGTAGATGTTTTACGCCTTTGGGAGACATTGTGGACCGACTATCTATCCAGCAGTTTCCACCTCTTTATTGCTTTGGCAATCCTAGAGAAGCACAGAGATGTCATCATGGACCACTTGAAGCATTTCGATGAAGTCCTGAAATACA TTAACGAACTCTCCAACACCATGGAACTCATCCCAATCCTCACCCGCGCCGAATCCTTATTTCGTCGCTTCGATCGAGCCGTTCAAGCAatagacaagaaaaacaacttCCCCGCCCCTTCTGCTCACCAACGAAAACCCATCCAGTCCCCTTCTGATGCAGATAAAGGCAAGTCGCCACAAAGACCACCAAGCACCGGGTTCAGCAGCGGCACCAGCTCCGGACCCAGCGCTCCACCAGGTGACAACAGCGAGCCCCAAGTAATTTCTCCCGAACTGAGAGAGTTATTCAGTAAAGATATCCCCTGGAAGCGACAGCCCTCTGAACGACGCGAACACATACAAAATTCATCCTAA
- a CDS encoding cell cycle checkpoint protein: MPETSPMALAKFVPLVQRLKKRLPEKGPDDGAMRFRTQLADAATFSKLTASLSSLGKVCWMRLEDGIVRFTVIPDQGTQVWAQLPVDAIFDETSYILESNSGVINLEVPVGALHRALRSAVAATSAQLRLTKKGNVPLLALTIHASSWTTGSNALGITESDHAAVTGPALEAGDAGRVGQATTASRPPAVSGPRERETVITQEIPVKVLHESAIEGLHEPRCRDPDVHIILPSLFQLKSISERFTKLATDSKGSSGSAVVSAVSPKLELSANMHGSLKLAIATDALRISSVWTDLVNPSLDPGQLSQTEIEQLPSERMRAISDDDEAGWAKVRIDGKDWGRVLSVGRLSPKVVACFIHETALILYVYLPGSWNGEDSCLTYYINSYVA, encoded by the exons ATGCCTGAAACATCTCCAATGGCATTGGCCAAGTTCGTCCCACTCGTCCAACGTCTGAAAAAACGTCTTCCAGAAAAGGGGCCAGATGATGGTGCA ATGCGATTTCGCACTCAACTCGCTGACGCTGCAACTTTCTCTA AGTTGACAGCATCTCTCTCGTCCCTGGGTAAAGTATGCTGGATGCGGCTGGAAGATGGAATCGTTCGATTTACCGTCATCCCTGACCAAGGCACCCAAGTCTGGGCGCAGTTACCCGTG GATGCCATCTTCGATGAAACCAGTTATATCCTGGAATCCAACTCCGGGGTTATCAACCTCGAAGTTCCAGTCGGTGCTCTCCACCGTGCCCTTCGCTCCGCCGTAGCGGCGACGTCAGCCCAACTGCGTCTGACCAAAAAAGGCAACGTCCCCCTCCTGGCTCTCACGATCCATGCATCATCCTGGACCACCGGGTCCAACGCACTGGGGATTACTGAGTCGGACCATGCAGCCGTGACCGGTCCGGCCCTAGAAGCGGGAGATGCCGGTCGCGTAGGTCAGGCAACCACTGCGTCAAGGCCACCTGCCGTTTCTGGGCCCCGGGAGCGCGAGACGGTAATTACACAAGAAATTCCTGTAAAAGTCCTTCATGAATCTGCCATCGAGGGGCTGCATGAGCCGCGATGTCGGGACCCTGATGTGCACATCATCCTGCCGAGTTTGTTCCAGTTGAAGAGTATCTCCGAGCGGTTTACTAAGTTGGCGACGGATTCCAAGGGCTCTTCGGGTTCTGCGGTTGTGTCTGCTGTTTCACCTAAACTGGAACTGTCGGCTAACATGCATGGATCGCTGAAGCTGGCCATCGCTACGGATGCCCTGCGCATTTCGAGTGTCTGGACGGACCTGGTAAACCCGTCGCTGGATCCGGGGCAGCTCTCTCAGACGGAAATTGAGCAGCTGCCTAGTGAGCGGATGAGAGCTAtaagtgatgatgatgaggctgGTTGGGCGAAGGTAAGAATTGACGGAAAGGATTGGGGGAGGGTGCTGAGTGTTGGGCGATTGAGTCCTAAGGTCGTTGCAT GTTTTATCCATGAGACGGCTTTGATCCTCTACGTTTACCTTCCGGGGAGCTGGAACGGAGAGGATTCTTGTTTGACG TATTATATCAATTCTTACGTGGCCTGA